A segment of the Lycium ferocissimum isolate CSIRO_LF1 chromosome 10, AGI_CSIRO_Lferr_CH_V1, whole genome shotgun sequence genome:
tattttttttttttttttttttgaaattgaatcAGCTAAGGAAAAGCATAGAGTATCCAGGAGAACGCAAGGAGTTCGTTGTCAGGATAATGCTAATATTATGAGGAGCAATTTTATAGTTAGTTGGGATATCCAAGAGACTAAAGACCATgcatattatatttaaattatcTACGTATATTTCTTACGGACCGAAATCAATTGTGGCGTTGTTTTACTCAAACCATTCTAATAATTTACAAACGCAATTAAAGTCCACTTATTAATTTGGACTATACATACattatgaattgattagtgtAATTAGCAACAGTGTTATAGGCCTGTGATGGGCGCGCGTTACTAGAGTTATGATAAGAATTTACTCATACCGAATATTTACACCAAAGTTAAATTTGCTTAGTCTGATCCATGTTAGGTTAGATATCTGATAGTATGATATATAGAGAAACATGCATCTACAACTTGTCCTATTGGGGCAATTGTAAATTGGGAGTATATCCATAACCATAAATAAGGTTACTAGTAGTCATCATCATCACGAATCATGTTACTTCTCTAAATTAAGAAAGTTAATCATGGGGTATCATATAAAGTACTATTATTTTGAttgttaattattaataataatattcatttTCGTATAAAAAATGTCTACTGTATGGCTGACTACCTGCAAGTGGACGTATGCCGATGATGCAAATAATGCAACTTGATTGATCAAAATTGAGCTAGAAGCCAAGAAGAAGATATGCATATAGGAgtacaaattttatgtattgaTAGTACAATACACAAAAGATGTGCATATAGGAgtacaaattttatgtattgaTAGTACAATACACAAATGCACAATCTGCATGtcacttataaaaaaaattaatattaagtgttttaatgataaatattaATAGACAATTTGATAAAATGATTTTCTAATTAACTTGCTAGTTGTCACCACATGTAAAACTATactaatattataaaataaaaacattaagCTGTCagtatataaaacttaaatgTAGCTTGGCTATCGTCATTTTGGATTTTAAGTCAGTGTACTCATTGTATCAGCCTATATGAGAAAAGTGTGTCCATAAATTTAAATTAACGGTGAACGCAGAGGAGTAAACAAAAGGGGAGCTTGGGGGCTGTCAGGGAAATCCTCGAGGATTTAAGTTATGTGCATTGTAAGTCACCAAATAAGTATCTTTTGTAATATTAACACAATTTGATTGAATATAGAAGGTTCTATTCTATTAGGCTTGATATAAGAAACTAGTGGTGTAGTACGCGCTTCACACGGTAAGTAGAACATTtagtgacatatatatatatatatatatatatatatatatatatatatatatatatatatatatatatatatataagtgatccCTTACATGTTAATTTTCTAAGATTTACTTCAACTTCGTCATATTAATAATTTGGCAAAACAGAGAataactcttttttttgttttttttttgcccatgccaatatttctctctctaaaaataAAAGCTTTCAACGTAACGGTCATTAACGGTCGAATTCTCCAAGCTTAATGGGGACGCCAGCCGGTAATTTTCCGGCGCGTCCAATTGAAAATCACGATCTACCTACCAATACGACTACTCAGGCTACTGGAATCGGAACAAAGCTCAATTTTTCTAGTGCAATTACATCAGCCCCAAAACCCAACcctaatttgaaaaaattgaggGATCCAAATGTCAAAACCAAAACGACTATGCACAATGGTGTTCATGCGGTGATTTTCAAAGCAAAGGATTACAATGGAGTAATGGCGGAAGAATGCGAATATACCTTAATAGGAAAGTTTTTGAAGATTCGTCCCAACATTGAGCGTATCAGATCGTGCTTTGCGGAGAAGATTTCTATAAAAAGCATTCCTAAGATTGGTACGTATGACTTCCAAACTGTTTTTATTAAGGTATCAAATGAAGAAGATTGTCAAACTATTTCGTTTAGGAGATCAATAAAGATAGATGGCATGATTATGTGGTTACAGAAGTGGAATCCGAATTTCAAACAGGAAGAGGACTCACTAATAGTACCGCATTGGGTATTATTACCAGGTGTCCCATTTCTTGCCACCCCTGGAACTATGTTAAACAGATATTGAGTCCTGTGGCATTCCCCTATCCCCCGACCTTGCTACTGAGAATAGAACCAGACCCAACATGGCTAAAGTGAGGGTCGAGGTTGATCTCACTAAACCCAGGTTAAATCAGATATGGGTGGGACAGGAAGATGAATCCAGTCCATTAAAAGGGGTTTTTTCAGAAGCTTGAATATGAGGGTGTCCCTAAGTATTGTAGACGTTGCAAAATTTTATGACACTCAATACCTCATTGCAGAGTGGTGGAAAGGGAAAAACTGGAAAAACTAAGAGGAAAATCTGAGAAAAAAGAGTCAGGAACTGAtcagaccaacaacaatgataaGAACATTTTCAAGGAGGTCGAGAGTACTACTAAAGAGCAGGGCAAAGAAAGGAAATAGACAAAAATGATACTCCTATTACTCAGGAGAATACTAATAAAGCCAGAGAGAATGAACATGATCAACAATTGGGGCAAGATAGTAACAAGAATCAGACTGGGAAACAACAAAACATGCTGAACAGGTTAGTATCATTGTTGAACAACAACAGATTTAGTATCaaggaaatcaagaagaaaaggaaaaatcctaagaaaaaaaaaagaatcttgaTGCCAAAATTAAAGCCTCAAGAAAATGTTATTTCCAAGTCCAAAAAGAAGAAGCATATAACAGAGGAATATGAACAAAGGCAAGATCAAAGCTCTAAGGCACAATATGGCAATGAGGAAAATAAAGGGATAGAATTTGCTCTAAGCAGCTCTGTCAACATCCCTGAACAAGAAGAGAAGCCAGATCTATATGAAAAAATTCAATCCTACAacggagaagaaaggaaagaaatgagTGATCAATTGTTCATAGACCTGGGGCCTCTGAAACTGGTAAAGGAGAAGCATAGACATGACACAGTTACTGAGGTGGATAGCAAGATTGAAGAATCAGTGGGAGCAGATGACAAAAACAGAAAAGAAGAAGTGGTTTCAACTATTATTAAACAGAAAGGGGGAATTGCTACCTTAAGGGATCCTGGAGATGCACTGACCACGGAGGTTGACAAGATTACGAAGGGACAAGGATTATTTCCCAGAGGAGATAAGCAGAAAAAACACAAGAAAAACAGTGGTCAAGGGCGAGATGAGTCAATCAGGGCTGCTGGAAAACAAAATCATTGACAAAAGCTCAATCCCCAAAAAACTCCAATGATTAGAGCAATCATATGGAATATTAGGGGTATGAGATCCAAAGGAGCTTTTGACAGGTTGCTTAGACTTGTTAAACTTCATTACTCTGCAGGAGTCTTTTTTACTTTCTACTCAAATGGAGGAATTCAGGGCTCTGATAGACTTTGATAATGCTattcaaatatcaacaacaggaTATGGTGCTTACGGACAATACTCTCACCTGTGACCTCATCCACCATCACAAACAACAAATGACTTTCAAAGTAGATATTGCTGGAGACACAGAACCTTGTTGGTTAACTGCAGTTTATGCTAGTACTAATTCCAACAAAATGAGGAAACTATGGAGAAGCCTAAGAAAAGTTCATAGTCTATTCAATAGACCATGGCCTATCTTTGGAGACTTCAATGTTATTCTAGATGCTGATGAAAAGAAAGGGGGAAGACCTCATACTCTTGCAAAAAGCTTGGATTTTATGGAGTGTATGGAGGAATGTAACTTGATGGATACCAATTTCACTGGCAACAAACTTGGTGCAATGGAAGAAGTAGAAGATGGAGAATTAGTAAAAGGCTAGAAAGAGTTATAACTAATGATGATTGGTTTGACAAGTTTCCCCAAAAGAGAATAGATCATTTTCCTAAAACTGGTTCAGATAACAATTTTATGTTACTTCAAAGCAGTTCTGAAACCCCTAACATCATTAGATATTTCAGATACTTAAATTTTTGGGTTGATCAGAAAGGTTTATTATGAAATTATCAAAGAAGTCTGGGAGCAAGAAATTCATGGTAATCCTATGTGGGGTGGCAGAACAAACTTAAAAACCTCTCTAAAGCTCTCAGCAAATGGTCTAGGGAGAGCATTAGGGATGTGTTTGCTATAGTCTAAGAAATTGAGGAGAAGGGTAAGTGCAAGGAAGATGTGTCTGAGGAGGATGAATCTGAGACGAACAGAATTGAAATGCATAAAGCCCAAGCTAAGTATATCAAGTGGCTGAAAACTCAAAACTCTATATTAAGACAGAAGGCCCGGATTAAATGGGTAGAAGAAGGGGACACTAATTCTAAATACTTTTACAGTGTTATCAAAGGCAAGAGAAGAAGAGCTCAAATATTAAGAATCAATAATGCTCGAGAATCGGATGGACGGAATCGAGGACGTACTCGTAAGCGTTGAGCACTTCAATAACATTTTCACTCAGCCTGAGGAAAATAATAACTTGAGGTTTCTAGATTATCTAGAATGCACAGTCACTGATCATGATAATGAAATGCTCCAACAAGTTCCTACTGAAGAAGAAATTAGGGATGCTATCTTTTCCATGGATCCCAATAGTTTAGCTGGTCCGGATGGTTTAATGGCCATTTTTATCAGAACTCATGGGATATCATTAAGGTTGACATCATTGATTCTGTTAGAGCTTTCTTTACTGGTGCCAATCTTACAAAATACTTCACTCATGCTTGTTCGGTACTCATCCCCAAAGTGAAGGCTCTTAAACAATTCAGTGATCTTAGGCCAATCAGCCTTTGTAACTTCACAAATAAGATTCTTTCCAAGAATTTAGCTGTGAGACTAGCCCCTATGCTATGGTCTCTAAGAACCAGTCTGGTTTCATTAAAGGCAGACTCATAACAGAAAACATTTTGCTGGCCCAGGAAACTGTCCATGATATTAGAAATAACACTGAAGGTGGCAATGTGATTTTCAAATTGGACAtgtctaaagcttatgataatTTTTCATGGTTTTTTCTCACCAATGCTCTTAGAAAGATGGGGTTCAGGGAATATTTAATGAAATTATCTTCAGAGTCTCAAACAACTGGTACTCTATCATTATAAATGGGATTAGGTATGGATTCTTCAACTCCTCAAGGGGCCTCAAGCAAGGTGACCCTTTGTCTCCAGCATTATTCATCATGGCTGCTAAAGCACTCTCAAAATCCCTGAACAATCTAAATTCCAGAGAAGACTTCAAAGGTTTTCATATGAAGAACAAAGGTCCTCAAGTGAATCACTTATGCTATGCAGATGACCTTATCATTTTCTCATTAGTTCAGAAGCACTCGATCAAGATGATTATGAAAATCTTAAAGAAGTACCAGGATGAATCTGGTCAGGAGATCAACATTGACAAAAGTTACTACATTACTCATACTTCTGTGAATCCTAGAATCAACAAAAGACTCAAGAAGTGGACAGTTTATAAGCACTCCAGCTTTATTTTCAATTACTTGGGGTGTCCAATATACACTGGGAGGAAGACATCTTCACAGACCTGACTACTAAAGTCATCAACAAAATTGGAGGATGGAAAACTAATCTGCGAGTGCAGGTGGCAAAGCTCTGATTATCAAACTTGTTCTTTAGTCTCAAACCTTGCATTTGTTTGTTGCTTTAGAACCTCTTATTACTACCCTTAAACAAATTGAGATgtatttttgcaattttttctgGGGACAAAAAGAAGGTAAGAACATGTATCACTAGTCAAATTGGAAGAAATTATGTTATCCAACTGAGAAGGGAGGTTTGGGTTCCAAATGGCTCAAAGACATTTGCAAAACTTTTACCATCAAGAGATGGTGGAGGCTGAGAACCATAGATAATCTCTGATCCCAGTTCATCAAAGCAAAATACTGCCCCAGATCCAACATGGTCTCCAAAGTGGTTAGCCCCAACAATTTCAATATATGGAGGAGCCTTTTGAAAATCAGACCACAAGCTGAACATAACATTCAATGGGAGATCAGCAAgggaaaagtacttttttgtgAGATAACTGGCTGCCTCAAGGTCCTTTAGCTCCAAGAGTTTGGCTGGAAAGAAAATCAGAAAGTATCGTTGTGCAGAATTTCATCAGCAATAACAATTGGGACATAACTCCTTTTAACAGAACACTGCCAAATGACAAGACCAAGGAGGTGATTGAGATAGACATTGGTGACAATGAAAAATTAGATAATTGCATATGGACGCCAAGCACCAATGGAAACTTCACATGTTCTTCGAAGAATACCGATAGTTCGACAAAAGAAGTAGACCACTTTAGCCAAGATGATGCGGTAACATAATGGGAtcccaaaatttcatttttttatgtgGAGAGTTATAAGGAAAAAACTTCCTTTAGATGATAGAATTCTTCATCTGACTTTAATTGTACTTATTGCAGAGAACAAATTCCCGAGAAGGTGGACCATGTATTTGCTACAAGTCCATTTGCAAAGAGAATTTGGAGCCAAATGGCAAGACCATTAGGCATAAATCACAATGGCAACTCTGTTCAAGGAGCACTAGGCTATCAAAACAGAACACGATAAAAAAATCAAGTTCACAAAAGCGATTTTGGATGTTCGTGCTATATTTTATGGCAATTGTGGAGGGCAAGATGTGACAAGAGGTATAGCAACAAAACAACTTCTGTAAACAGAACGACAAACTTAATCTTGTTTAATGTGGAGGCTTCTATATCCAAAATATTCAGCAAAATGGAATCCAATTGGAACTTGGAAACAATCTGTCAAAAACCtgaaaattaaattacaaaaaaaaaaaaaaaaaaaatcacctgcATGATGATATATTGGGACAGACCTGAAGGAGCAACATAGAAGCTCAACACTGATGGGAACATAATGGAAGGAAGCAGATCTTCTGGCATTGGGGGAATTGTTAGAAAGGGAAATGGAAGAATCGTCATGGCTTTTGCTAAGCATATCCAGTTCTCCACTAACAACTCTTGTGAGCTTCAAGCAGCACTATATGGACTCAAATGGTACAATGAACAACAGCAGCAGCTTCATTTGATACTAGAAATGGATTCACTAGTAATAGTAAATATGCTCCAGGGACAGACAAATCCACCTTGGAGACTCAGGAAGGATAGAAGCAGCCCAACGGATCGTTCATCATAGGCAAATTGAAGTCAAACACTGCTTCAGAGAAGCAAATGCTATAGCAGATTCTCGGGCAAAAAAAGGCTGCTATGGACACTACTGAAAACAACATATTCACTAGGGATGATGACTTTCCTGAGAATGCTAGGGGACCCTTGAGAATGGGTTTACTCCACTTAGCTTCCTTTAGATTCAAAACTTGTAAATACTCTGGTTGGTACTTTGATCCACCGTGAGGAATTAGATAAGGGAAGGCATAC
Coding sequences within it:
- the LOC132034835 gene encoding uncharacterized protein LOC132034835; this encodes MDGIEDVLVSVEHFNNIFTQPEENNNLRFLDYLECTVTDHDNEMLQQVPTEEEIRDAIFSMDPNSLAGPDGLMAIFIRTHGISLRLTSLILLELSLLVPILQNTSLMLVRCETSPYAMVSKNQSGFIKGRLITENILLAQETVHDIRNNTEGGNVIFKLDMSKAYDNFSWYGFFNSSRGLKQGDPLSPALFIMAAKALSKSLNNLNSREDFKGFHMKNKGPQVNHLCYADDLIIFSLVQKHSIKMIMKILKKYQDESGQEINIDKSYYITHTSVNPRINKRLKKWTVYKHSSFIFNYLGCPIYTGRKTSSQT